Proteins from one Mycobacterium sp. EPa45 genomic window:
- the thiC gene encoding phosphomethylpyrimidine synthase ThiC, producing the protein MTDLFVDPTVTTGPIAGSTKFYRLLDDGARVPFRRVNLTDGDHLDLYDTSGPYTDSEAVIDLHAGLPARPGVVTDRGTQLQRARVGEITAEMAFIAAREGVPAELVRDEVARGRAVIPANHRHPESEPMIIGKAFAVKVNANIGNSAVTSSIAEEVDKMVWATRWGADTIMDLSTGADIHTTREWILRNSPVPVGTVPMYQALEKVNGDPTQLTWEVYRDTVIEQCEQGVDYMTVHAGVLLRHIPLTVKRVTGIVSRGGSIMAAWCLAHHRESFLYTNFEELCTILARYDVTFSLGDGLRPGSIADANDAAQFAELATLGELTKVAKAAGVQVMIEGPGHVPMHKIVENVRLEEELCEEAPFYTLGPLATDIAPGYDHITSAIGAAIIAQAGTAMLCYVTPKEHLGLPNRKDVKDGVIAYKIAAHAADLAKGHPRAQERDDALSRARFDFRWHDQFALSLDPDTAREFHDETLPAEPAKTAHFCSMCGPKFCSMRITQDIRDAMATKSEEFAAHGNRVYIPLENSTP; encoded by the coding sequence ATGACCGATCTCTTTGTCGATCCCACCGTCACCACCGGCCCGATCGCCGGTAGCACGAAGTTCTACCGCCTCCTCGACGACGGAGCCCGGGTGCCGTTTCGCCGGGTGAACCTGACCGACGGTGACCACCTCGATCTCTATGACACCTCCGGTCCGTACACCGACTCCGAGGCAGTGATCGACCTGCACGCCGGGCTGCCCGCCCGGCCCGGCGTCGTGACCGACCGCGGCACCCAGTTGCAGCGCGCCCGCGTCGGCGAGATCACCGCGGAGATGGCGTTCATCGCGGCCCGCGAGGGAGTCCCGGCCGAACTCGTCCGCGACGAGGTGGCGCGCGGGCGCGCCGTGATCCCCGCCAACCACCGTCACCCCGAGAGCGAACCGATGATCATCGGCAAGGCCTTCGCGGTGAAAGTCAATGCCAACATCGGCAATTCGGCCGTCACCTCCTCGATTGCCGAAGAAGTGGACAAGATGGTGTGGGCCACCCGATGGGGCGCAGACACAATCATGGACTTGTCCACCGGTGCCGACATCCACACCACCCGGGAGTGGATTCTGCGCAACTCGCCGGTGCCGGTCGGCACCGTGCCGATGTACCAGGCACTGGAAAAGGTCAACGGTGACCCGACCCAGTTGACGTGGGAGGTGTACCGCGACACCGTGATCGAGCAGTGCGAACAGGGCGTCGACTACATGACCGTGCACGCCGGCGTGCTCCTGCGCCACATCCCGCTGACCGTCAAGCGGGTCACCGGGATCGTCAGCCGCGGCGGGTCCATCATGGCCGCGTGGTGTCTGGCTCATCACCGAGAGTCGTTCCTGTACACCAACTTCGAGGAACTCTGCACGATCCTCGCGCGCTACGACGTCACCTTCTCGCTCGGTGACGGCCTGCGGCCGGGTTCGATCGCCGACGCCAACGATGCGGCTCAGTTCGCCGAGCTGGCCACCCTGGGTGAGCTGACGAAAGTCGCGAAAGCCGCTGGGGTGCAGGTGATGATCGAAGGCCCGGGCCACGTTCCGATGCACAAGATCGTGGAGAACGTGCGCCTCGAAGAGGAGCTGTGCGAGGAGGCCCCGTTCTACACGCTGGGACCGCTGGCCACCGACATCGCACCGGGCTATGACCACATAACGTCGGCGATCGGCGCGGCGATCATCGCCCAGGCCGGGACCGCGATGCTGTGTTACGTCACGCCCAAGGAACATCTGGGCCTGCCCAACCGCAAGGATGTCAAGGACGGGGTGATCGCCTACAAGATCGCCGCGCACGCCGCTGATCTGGCCAAGGGTCACCCGCGTGCGCAGGAACGCGACGACGCGCTGTCGCGGGCCCGGTTCGACTTCCGCTGGCACGACCAGTTCGCGCTGTCACTGGATCCCGACACCGCGCGGGAGTTCCACGACGAGACGCTGCCTGCCGAGCCCGCCAAGACCGCGCACTTCTGCTCGATGTGCGGACCCAAGTTTTGCTCGATGCGCATCACGCAGGACATTCGCGACGCCATGGCCACCAAATCCGAGGAGTTCGCCGCACACGGCAACCGGGTGTACATCCCTCTGGAAAACTCGACGCCGTGA
- a CDS encoding MFS transporter has product MDHDHPHYKWVVLSNTTLGILLAAVNASIVLISLPAIFRGIGLNPLAPGNVSYLLWMLMGYLVVTAVLVVPFGRLGDMYGRVKIYNIGFVVFTLAAVALSFDPFHLDGGAIWLIAWRVVQGVGGAMLMSSSSAILTDAFPANQRGMALGVNMVAAVAGSFLGLLIGGVLSEIHWQAIFWVGVPIGIIGTLWSVRSLKELGVRNPGRVDWAGTVTFGVGLTVLLIGITYGIQPYGDSTTGWTSPMVLGSIIGGLLLLVAFCFIELRVSQPMVDIRLFRSAAFGMGNLAGLMSSVGRGGLQFMLIIWLQGIWLPLHGYSFESTPLWAGIYLLPATFGFLAAAPIAGSFADRFGARPFTVGGMLLMAATFIALLVIPVNFDYWVFAGLVFLNGVGGGIFTAPNTAAIMSSVPAAQRGAASGVRSTFFNAGNSLSIGIFFSLMIVGLAHTLPAAMSEGLQAQGISASVAHDVANLPPVGSLFAAFLGYNPIGELLAPYNALHQPGVNTEVLTGQTFFPNLITEPFHTGLVVVFGAAAVMMVIGAIASMFNPGRYGSEEITGDRVPATTTE; this is encoded by the coding sequence ATGGACCACGACCATCCGCACTACAAGTGGGTCGTCCTGTCCAACACCACGCTGGGCATCCTGCTGGCGGCCGTCAACGCCTCGATCGTCCTGATCTCGCTGCCTGCCATCTTCCGGGGCATCGGTCTCAACCCACTGGCGCCCGGCAACGTCAGCTATCTGCTCTGGATGCTGATGGGCTACCTGGTGGTGACCGCCGTGCTGGTGGTGCCGTTCGGCCGGCTCGGCGACATGTACGGCCGGGTCAAGATCTACAACATCGGCTTTGTCGTGTTCACGCTGGCGGCCGTGGCGCTGTCGTTCGATCCGTTCCATCTCGACGGCGGCGCGATCTGGTTGATCGCCTGGCGCGTGGTCCAGGGCGTCGGCGGCGCAATGCTGATGTCGTCGTCCTCGGCCATCCTGACCGACGCCTTTCCGGCCAACCAACGCGGCATGGCGCTGGGCGTCAACATGGTCGCGGCGGTGGCCGGCTCGTTCCTGGGCCTGCTCATCGGCGGCGTGCTCTCCGAGATCCACTGGCAGGCCATCTTCTGGGTGGGCGTGCCGATCGGCATCATCGGCACCCTCTGGAGCGTGCGCTCCCTGAAGGAACTGGGTGTGCGCAATCCCGGCCGCGTCGACTGGGCGGGCACCGTCACGTTCGGTGTCGGCCTGACCGTCCTGCTGATCGGCATCACCTACGGCATACAGCCCTATGGCGATTCGACGACCGGGTGGACGAGCCCGATGGTGCTCGGTTCGATCATCGGCGGTTTATTGCTGCTGGTGGCGTTCTGTTTCATCGAACTCCGCGTGTCGCAACCGATGGTCGACATCCGGCTGTTCCGTTCGGCGGCCTTCGGTATGGGCAATCTCGCCGGGTTGATGTCGTCGGTCGGCCGCGGCGGTTTGCAGTTCATGTTGATCATCTGGCTGCAGGGCATCTGGCTTCCGTTGCACGGCTACAGCTTCGAGTCCACCCCGCTGTGGGCGGGCATCTACCTGCTGCCGGCGACCTTCGGCTTCCTGGCAGCCGCTCCGATCGCCGGATCGTTTGCCGACCGGTTCGGTGCCCGCCCCTTCACGGTCGGTGGCATGCTCTTGATGGCCGCAACTTTCATTGCGCTGCTGGTGATTCCGGTCAATTTCGACTACTGGGTATTCGCGGGGCTGGTGTTCCTCAACGGCGTCGGCGGCGGCATCTTCACCGCGCCGAACACGGCTGCGATCATGTCCAGCGTTCCGGCCGCACAGCGCGGCGCCGCCTCGGGAGTGCGCTCGACGTTCTTCAATGCCGGCAACTCGCTGTCCATCGGCATCTTCTTCTCGCTGATGATCGTCGGGCTGGCCCACACCCTGCCCGCCGCGATGAGCGAAGGTCTTCAGGCACAGGGTATTTCGGCGTCGGTCGCCCACGATGTGGCCAACCTGCCGCCGGTCGGCAGTCTGTTCGCGGCGTTCCTCGGCTACAACCCGATCGGCGAACTCCTGGCGCCGTACAACGCCTTGCATCAGCCGGGTGTCAACACCGAGGTGCTGACCGGGCAGACGTTCTTCCCGAATCTGATCACCGAGCCGTTCCACACCGGTCTGGTGGTGGTGTTCGGCGCCGCCGCCGTGATGATGGTGATCGGCGCGATCGCGTCGATGTTCAACCCGGGCCGCTACGGCTCGGAGGAGATCACCGGCGACCGGGTGCCCGCGACGACGACCGAGTAG
- a CDS encoding DUF6159 family protein has product MFESVTRGWGMVKASWGVLKDYPKLAVFPVFSGIALLGVTAVMVIPTGVGAALGVGMNLSDNEIQGIVYAALFVWYFLCTFVVVFCNAALISCALQSFAGQPPTIGSGFAAAAKRLPQILGWSLLAATVGVILQAVESLLTEKLGFFGDLLSGIFSALWGVATYFAIPVVVTEGVGPIRAIKRSSALLRRTWGESLAGAGGLGLISTLFALPLIGIVALITVLAGGVGGQAAAWTLGPIAAVYLLALILVFTALGAIFRAAVYVYATTGATPSHMDSRLLQSSFRPK; this is encoded by the coding sequence ATGTTCGAATCGGTCACGCGCGGCTGGGGCATGGTCAAGGCCAGTTGGGGGGTACTCAAGGACTACCCGAAACTGGCGGTGTTCCCGGTGTTCTCCGGTATCGCACTGCTCGGCGTGACCGCCGTGATGGTCATTCCCACCGGCGTGGGCGCCGCCTTGGGCGTCGGCATGAATCTGTCCGACAACGAAATTCAGGGCATCGTTTACGCCGCGTTGTTCGTCTGGTACTTCCTGTGCACGTTCGTCGTGGTGTTCTGCAACGCCGCGCTCATCTCCTGTGCGCTGCAGAGTTTCGCGGGCCAGCCACCGACCATCGGATCAGGATTCGCCGCGGCGGCCAAACGACTGCCGCAGATCCTCGGCTGGTCACTGCTTGCGGCCACCGTCGGAGTGATCCTGCAGGCCGTGGAGTCACTTCTGACTGAAAAGCTCGGATTCTTCGGCGACCTGCTCAGCGGCATCTTCAGCGCACTCTGGGGTGTGGCCACCTACTTCGCGATCCCAGTTGTCGTCACCGAAGGCGTCGGACCGATCCGGGCCATCAAACGGTCTTCGGCGCTGCTGCGCCGCACCTGGGGTGAATCCCTGGCCGGCGCAGGCGGACTCGGCCTGATCTCGACGCTGTTCGCGCTCCCGCTGATCGGCATCGTCGCCCTCATCACGGTCTTGGCGGGTGGTGTCGGCGGGCAGGCCGCGGCGTGGACGCTCGGCCCGATCGCGGCCGTCTACCTGCTGGCGTTGATCCTCGTCTTCACCGCCCTCGGCGCGATCTTCCGTGCCGCGGTCTACGTCTACGCCACCACCGGCGCCACACCCAGCCACATGGACTCCCGGCTACTGCAGTCGTCGTTCCGGCCCAAGTAA
- a CDS encoding NADP-dependent oxidoreductase, translating to MPALTNRQILLRRRPSGLVQPADTELVTAPAPDLDEGEALLRTTYVGLDAAVRTWLDDQPSYLPPVQLGEVIRAAGIGEVVESRCAAFAVGDIVTTLTGFQDYAIIRDDLFSTPIPGETDQLAIMSVYGPTGATAYFGMTDIGRPKEGETVVVSAAAGATGSVAGQIARIAGARVVGIAGGPDKCRAVVEDFGFDACIDYKSDDLPAALKQHCPKGVDVYFDNVGGPILNAVLGRLAPKARVVLCGVISSYLTGEHPGPANYVNLLAKTASMQGFNALDMWGRFDEAFADLRRWESEGKLVHRETVFEGLETCVDALNGLFTGANIGKMLVKVSEPSRV from the coding sequence GTGCCCGCGCTGACGAACCGCCAGATCCTCCTTCGCCGCCGCCCCTCGGGCCTGGTGCAACCCGCCGACACCGAGCTGGTCACCGCACCCGCACCCGATCTCGACGAGGGGGAGGCGCTGCTGCGCACCACATATGTGGGCCTCGACGCCGCCGTCCGCACCTGGTTGGACGACCAGCCGAGCTATCTGCCGCCCGTGCAACTCGGCGAGGTCATCCGCGCGGCCGGGATCGGCGAGGTCGTCGAATCACGATGCGCAGCCTTCGCGGTCGGTGACATCGTCACCACACTGACCGGCTTCCAGGACTACGCGATCATCCGCGACGACTTGTTCAGCACCCCCATACCGGGCGAGACCGACCAGCTGGCCATCATGAGCGTGTACGGACCGACCGGCGCCACCGCCTATTTCGGCATGACCGACATCGGCCGACCGAAAGAGGGCGAGACGGTGGTGGTGTCGGCCGCGGCGGGCGCCACCGGCTCGGTGGCCGGGCAGATCGCCAGGATCGCAGGCGCCCGGGTAGTCGGCATCGCCGGCGGTCCTGACAAATGCCGGGCGGTGGTCGAGGACTTCGGCTTCGACGCCTGCATCGACTACAAGAGCGACGACCTTCCTGCCGCACTGAAACAGCACTGCCCCAAGGGAGTTGACGTCTACTTCGACAACGTCGGCGGCCCGATCCTGAACGCCGTGCTGGGCCGGCTGGCGCCCAAGGCCCGGGTGGTGCTGTGCGGCGTCATCTCCAGCTACCTGACCGGTGAGCACCCCGGACCGGCCAACTACGTCAACCTGCTGGCCAAAACCGCCTCGATGCAGGGGTTCAACGCCCTGGACATGTGGGGTCGCTTCGACGAGGCGTTCGCCGATCTGCGCCGCTGGGAATCCGAGGGCAAGCTGGTTCACCGCGAGACCGTCTTCGAGGGCCTGGAAACCTGCGTCGACGCACTCAACGGGCTGTTCACCGGCGCCAACATCGGCAAGATGCTGGTGAAGGTCAGCGAACCGTCGAGGGTTTAA
- a CDS encoding exodeoxyribonuclease III, with the protein MRLATWNVNSIRARVDRVTDWLRRADVDVLAMQETKCSDDQFPTMPFLEAGYEVVHCGFNQWNGVAIASRVGFDDVEVGFEGQPSWGKDDDAKAEARALAATCAGVRVWSLYVPNGRTLADPHYQYKLEWLAALRDTAESWLQHDPKAPIALVGDWNIAPTDEDVWDIAVFDGATHVSEPERNAFNAIVETKFTDVVRPYTPGPGVYTYWDYTQLAFQKRRGMRIDFILGSPALTARVTHAEIVKDERRPGKKGDPSPSDHAPVLVNLSR; encoded by the coding sequence TTGCGCCTGGCCACCTGGAACGTGAATTCGATTCGCGCGCGGGTGGACCGGGTCACCGATTGGCTGCGCCGCGCCGACGTCGACGTGCTGGCCATGCAGGAGACCAAGTGCTCGGACGACCAGTTCCCCACCATGCCGTTCCTCGAGGCCGGCTACGAGGTGGTGCACTGCGGGTTCAACCAATGGAACGGGGTGGCGATCGCCTCCCGCGTCGGCTTCGACGACGTCGAAGTCGGCTTCGAAGGACAACCCTCCTGGGGCAAGGACGACGACGCCAAGGCCGAGGCCCGCGCCCTGGCGGCCACCTGCGCCGGTGTCCGGGTATGGAGCCTGTATGTGCCCAACGGCCGCACCCTGGCCGACCCGCATTATCAGTACAAGCTGGAATGGCTTGCCGCCCTTCGCGATACGGCCGAATCGTGGTTGCAGCACGATCCGAAGGCCCCGATCGCCCTGGTCGGCGACTGGAACATCGCCCCGACGGACGAAGACGTCTGGGATATCGCGGTCTTCGATGGCGCCACGCACGTGTCGGAACCGGAACGCAACGCCTTCAACGCCATCGTCGAGACGAAGTTCACCGATGTGGTGCGCCCGTACACGCCGGGCCCCGGGGTGTACACCTATTGGGACTACACCCAGTTGGCCTTCCAGAAGCGCCGCGGCATGCGCATCGACTTCATCCTCGGCTCACCGGCTTTGACGGCGCGGGTCACGCACGCCGAGATCGTCAAGGACGAACGCCGCCCGGGCAAGAAGGGCGACCCCTCCCCCAGCGACCACGCGCCGGTGCTGGTCAACCTGAGCCGTTAA
- a CDS encoding cytochrome P450 produces MTIGTSTVTDLPTIAYEQADIPDEAHELIRQARQHGPIALGPHGPEVLTHDLVRTVLRDDRFVMPKGFALAAQGITSGELWEIAVKGLLSLDGAEHHRQRRLVSRAFTPKAAEQLRTICVDVITELTDRHADAGRFDVVADIAKQYPIPIICALVGTPREDWHLFSDWADDIFKFFDWNVANDGPDILRAWNELEAYLDHMVTLRRHTLTDDLLSDMMRAEVDGDRLTHDELLTLTATLLMAGTDTTRNQLAAAVQVFCDHPDQWTLLAEHPEFARQAVEEVMRYSPVVFTTMRVAQQDVELAGVTLPAGTLVIANTAAANRDPAVYDEPDRFDITRNGAPAMLTFGGGIHYCLGAHLARIELAEALTTMARRMPIIRRAGPAPWKPVTGITGPVSLPVEADSRVVMRRTRADLTARTL; encoded by the coding sequence ATGACCATAGGCACAAGCACCGTCACCGACTTACCAACCATCGCCTACGAGCAGGCCGATATCCCCGACGAGGCGCACGAGCTGATCCGGCAGGCGCGCCAACACGGTCCCATCGCCCTGGGCCCCCACGGACCGGAGGTCCTGACACACGACCTCGTCCGCACCGTCCTGCGCGACGACCGGTTCGTCATGCCGAAAGGATTTGCCCTCGCCGCGCAAGGTATAACTTCGGGCGAGCTGTGGGAGATCGCTGTTAAGGGTCTGTTGAGCCTCGATGGCGCCGAACACCATCGGCAGCGGCGACTCGTGTCGCGGGCCTTCACACCCAAGGCGGCCGAGCAGCTACGGACGATATGCGTCGATGTCATCACTGAGCTCACCGACCGCCATGCCGACGCCGGCCGATTCGACGTGGTCGCCGACATCGCCAAGCAATATCCGATTCCGATCATCTGCGCGCTGGTCGGCACACCCCGCGAAGACTGGCACCTGTTCTCCGATTGGGCCGATGACATCTTCAAGTTCTTCGACTGGAACGTCGCCAATGACGGTCCTGACATCCTGCGCGCTTGGAATGAACTCGAGGCCTACCTCGACCACATGGTTACCCTGCGGCGTCACACTCTCACCGACGACCTGCTCTCGGACATGATGCGGGCCGAGGTGGATGGTGATCGCCTGACCCACGACGAACTGCTGACGTTGACCGCGACCCTGCTGATGGCCGGCACCGACACCACACGCAACCAACTGGCCGCCGCGGTGCAGGTGTTCTGCGACCACCCCGACCAATGGACGCTTCTGGCAGAGCATCCCGAGTTCGCCCGCCAAGCCGTCGAGGAGGTGATGCGCTATTCGCCGGTCGTCTTCACGACGATGCGTGTCGCCCAACAAGACGTCGAACTGGCCGGAGTCACCCTCCCGGCTGGCACGTTGGTCATCGCCAACACTGCCGCCGCGAACCGCGATCCGGCCGTCTACGACGAACCTGACCGCTTCGACATCACGCGCAACGGTGCTCCGGCCATGCTCACGTTCGGCGGCGGTATCCACTACTGCCTGGGCGCACACCTGGCGAGAATTGAACTCGCCGAGGCGCTGACGACCATGGCGCGCCGTATGCCCATCATCCGCCGCGCCGGCCCCGCCCCATGGAAGCCCGTGACAGGCATCACCGGTCCAGTCAGCCTGCCGGTCGAAGCTGACAGCCGCGTCGTCATGCGGCGTACGAGAGCAGATTTGACCGCACGTACGCTGTAG
- a CDS encoding LuxR C-terminal-related transcriptional regulator, giving the protein MSATEWSELGVSGLPTGTVTLLLADVEGSTRLWETQPDEMTAAVARLDRTLSDVVAAHDGVRPVEQGEGDSFVVAFARASDAVACALDLQRAPLTPIRLRIGVHTGEIQLRDEGNYMGATISRTARLRDLAHGGQTVMSGTAHDLVVDRLPADAWLSELGMHPLRDLPRPERVVQLCHADVHNDFPPLRTASSTAAHNLPAQLTSFIGRDAEMTQVRLLLAQNRLVTLTGAGGSGKTRLAVQVAARAAGEFSGGIAYVDLAPISHPDLVSVAAARALGLPDQPGRSATDTLVRYVGDRHLLILLDNCEHLLDPCATLIDTLLAECPALVLLATSREPIGVASEATWRVPSLSLNCEAIDLFRDRALKVRPDFVVTDDNASAVTEICRRLDGMPLAIELAAARVRALSVVEIVDSLHDRFRLLTGGARTAVRRQQTLRASVDWSHALLTEPERILFRQLAAFTGGFDLSAAQAVGGGGSLERYQVLDELTLLVDKSLVTVESATGPTRYRLLETVRQYALEKLAESGEADAVRTRHRDYYMSLAVALDKPEHADHEQRLDHAELEIDNLRAAFAWSRERADMAEALTLASALQPLWLARGHIREGLSWLGATLVDAHADSPQATRARALADKAMLESWMAAGNADQAEEALTIAREVADPALLARALTANGCVRGHDPEQARPYFAEALELARSVDDAWLVSQILGWQAYGATMISDPRAAHAAAEEGRGFADEIGDRFVSRQCRWCLGLAQLWRGDLTDSVAEFEETAVEAEAAHDVLWGAMVRASQGWPLAYQGQTSAAEKAIELAIEASAEIRGMPLGFAYWVLALAALAAGDVERAKHAGALASPLMNLQPEVAVTGWYLTAETALAGGDLDEARRWADKAVAANIDRPAYEVMALTARTRVAIAECRPEMAEDCAHRALRQSVAVELYLGVPDILECLAALAATAGSHAEAVRLFGSADAARQRRGIVRFKIHDPGYNAAVAMLHEALGEKAFEAAWAEGAALSTDEAIAYAQRGRGQRKRPSSGWASLTPTELDVVRLVSEGLANKEVADRLFVSTRTVQTHLTHVYAKLGLTSRVQLAQHAARRDKLAES; this is encoded by the coding sequence ATGAGCGCAACCGAGTGGAGCGAGCTGGGCGTGAGCGGACTGCCGACCGGCACGGTGACGTTGCTGCTGGCCGACGTCGAGGGATCTACCCGGCTGTGGGAGACCCAGCCGGACGAGATGACGGCCGCCGTCGCGCGTCTTGACCGCACGCTGAGCGACGTCGTCGCTGCGCATGACGGCGTGCGACCTGTAGAGCAAGGTGAGGGCGACAGCTTCGTCGTCGCGTTCGCCCGCGCCAGTGATGCCGTGGCATGCGCCCTGGATTTGCAACGCGCCCCGCTGACGCCAATCCGCTTACGGATCGGCGTGCATACCGGTGAGATCCAGCTGCGCGACGAGGGTAACTACATGGGCGCCACCATCAGCCGGACGGCGCGGCTGCGCGATCTGGCGCACGGTGGCCAGACGGTCATGTCCGGCACGGCGCACGATCTTGTCGTCGACCGGCTCCCTGCCGACGCGTGGCTGAGCGAGCTCGGCATGCATCCGCTGCGGGACCTGCCACGCCCGGAACGCGTGGTGCAACTGTGTCACGCGGACGTCCACAACGACTTCCCGCCGCTGCGCACGGCGAGCAGCACTGCGGCACATAATCTTCCAGCTCAATTGACGAGCTTCATCGGGCGCGACGCTGAGATGACGCAAGTTCGACTTCTCCTGGCGCAGAACCGACTGGTCACTCTGACGGGCGCGGGCGGCTCGGGAAAAACGCGACTAGCGGTGCAAGTCGCAGCGCGCGCAGCCGGCGAATTCAGCGGGGGGATCGCCTATGTCGATCTTGCCCCGATTTCGCATCCCGACCTCGTGTCGGTGGCCGCGGCACGGGCGCTCGGCCTGCCCGATCAGCCGGGCCGCTCTGCAACCGACACCCTGGTCCGATACGTCGGCGACCGCCATCTGCTCATCCTGTTGGACAACTGCGAACACCTGCTGGACCCCTGTGCCACTCTCATCGACACACTGCTGGCCGAATGTCCCGCGCTGGTTTTGTTGGCGACAAGCCGTGAGCCGATCGGGGTGGCCAGCGAGGCGACGTGGCGAGTCCCGTCTCTGTCGCTGAACTGCGAGGCGATCGATCTGTTCCGCGACCGCGCCCTCAAGGTGCGGCCCGACTTCGTGGTCACCGATGACAACGCGTCGGCGGTAACCGAGATATGCCGTCGGCTCGACGGCATGCCGCTCGCGATCGAGCTTGCCGCGGCTCGGGTGCGGGCGCTGTCCGTTGTGGAGATCGTCGACAGCCTGCATGACCGGTTTCGGCTGCTAACCGGCGGGGCGCGCACAGCGGTGCGGCGCCAGCAGACTCTGCGAGCATCCGTGGATTGGTCGCATGCGCTGCTTACCGAGCCTGAACGCATCCTATTCCGGCAACTGGCTGCATTCACCGGTGGCTTCGACCTCAGCGCGGCGCAGGCCGTCGGCGGTGGTGGAAGTCTCGAGCGCTACCAGGTTCTCGACGAACTCACGCTGCTTGTCGACAAGTCGCTTGTCACCGTCGAAAGCGCCACGGGCCCAACGCGATACCGATTGCTGGAGACGGTACGTCAGTACGCGCTGGAAAAGCTGGCCGAGTCCGGTGAGGCCGACGCCGTCCGAACACGGCACCGCGACTACTACATGTCACTGGCGGTCGCGTTGGACAAGCCCGAACACGCTGATCACGAACAGCGGTTGGACCATGCCGAACTCGAGATCGACAATCTGCGTGCCGCATTCGCGTGGAGTCGCGAACGCGCGGACATGGCTGAAGCGTTGACCTTGGCGTCGGCGCTGCAACCGCTGTGGTTGGCGCGTGGCCACATCCGAGAAGGCCTGTCCTGGCTGGGGGCAACACTGGTCGACGCCCATGCCGATTCCCCGCAGGCAACGCGAGCACGTGCACTGGCCGACAAGGCCATGCTCGAGTCCTGGATGGCCGCGGGAAACGCAGATCAAGCGGAAGAGGCGCTGACAATCGCTCGCGAAGTCGCTGACCCGGCGCTGCTGGCGCGGGCGCTCACGGCCAACGGTTGTGTCCGTGGGCACGACCCCGAGCAGGCTCGTCCGTACTTTGCCGAGGCACTCGAACTTGCCCGCTCGGTTGACGACGCGTGGCTGGTCAGCCAAATCCTTGGTTGGCAGGCCTACGGCGCAACGATGATCAGTGACCCGCGTGCGGCTCACGCGGCGGCGGAGGAGGGACGCGGTTTTGCCGACGAGATCGGCGATCGATTTGTGTCGCGGCAGTGTCGCTGGTGTCTTGGACTCGCCCAATTGTGGCGTGGCGACCTGACCGATTCCGTCGCTGAGTTCGAGGAAACCGCCGTCGAGGCCGAAGCCGCTCACGACGTGCTGTGGGGTGCGATGGTGCGGGCCAGCCAGGGCTGGCCGCTGGCCTACCAGGGCCAGACATCTGCCGCTGAGAAGGCGATCGAGCTGGCAATCGAAGCCTCAGCCGAGATTCGTGGGATGCCGTTGGGTTTTGCGTATTGGGTGCTTGCGCTGGCCGCGCTGGCCGCAGGCGATGTCGAGCGGGCCAAACACGCCGGCGCACTGGCGTCACCGCTGATGAACCTGCAGCCGGAAGTTGCGGTGACAGGCTGGTATCTGACCGCTGAAACAGCGCTCGCCGGAGGCGATCTCGACGAGGCACGGCGGTGGGCCGATAAGGCGGTCGCAGCGAACATCGACAGGCCGGCCTACGAGGTGATGGCGTTAACGGCACGCACCCGTGTCGCGATCGCAGAGTGCCGGCCTGAAATGGCCGAAGACTGCGCCCACCGGGCGTTGCGCCAGAGTGTCGCAGTGGAGTTGTACCTCGGTGTTCCGGACATCCTGGAGTGTCTGGCGGCCCTGGCCGCGACGGCCGGTAGTCACGCGGAGGCAGTGCGACTGTTCGGGAGCGCCGATGCCGCACGGCAACGGCGCGGCATCGTCAGGTTCAAAATCCACGACCCCGGATACAACGCCGCTGTCGCGATGCTGCACGAAGCATTGGGCGAGAAGGCCTTTGAGGCTGCGTGGGCCGAGGGTGCCGCGTTGTCGACAGACGAAGCGATCGCGTATGCCCAGCGTGGTCGCGGTCAGCGCAAACGGCCATCGAGCGGATGGGCGTCGCTGACCCCGACCGAGCTCGATGTGGTCCGGCTGGTCAGTGAGGGTCTGGCGAACAAGGAGGTCGCCGATCGGCTGTTCGTCTCGACGCGGACGGTGCAGACGCACCTCACGCACGTATACGCCAAGCTCGGACTGACATCCCGGGTGCAGCTCGCGCAGCATGCAGCGCGCCGCGACAAACTCGCGGAGTCGTAG